From Cucumis melo cultivar AY chromosome 1, USDA_Cmelo_AY_1.0, whole genome shotgun sequence, a single genomic window includes:
- the LOC103500514 gene encoding putative protein FAR1-RELATED SEQUENCE 10 isoform X2, producing MFSPQRAMKLLADIWIRRQQCPCGDWKCCISCEGEDQTSINAEVVKSETVPTQLSLESVFTPYVGQIFKSDDDAFEYYSNFARKNGFSIRKARSTESQNLGVYRRDFVCYRSGYNQPRKKVNVEHPRERKSVRCGCDAKLYLTKEIVDGVSQWYVSQFSNVHNHELLEDDLVRLLPAYRKIKEADQERILLLSKAGFPVNRILEVLELEKGVQPGQFPFIDKDVRNFVRTSKKTVEENDKRENELLELLEICKAMAKRDSGFVFDYTRDENGKVENISWAYGDPIRAYSVFGDVVSFETSYCSITFGLLLGVWFGMNNHGKAIILSCALLQEENPHSFSWAVQKFVQFMRGKHPQTILTDIDSGLRDAISKELPNTKHVVCIWHILSKLSSWFSLPLGLQYTNFKVQFDLLWHLEKIADFEHQWDSMVAQFGLASDKHIALLYLYRASWPFSFIRCSFLARTLTVDFFKSLEVFLKRILSAQTCLKIFFEQVSNAANFGIHAKEGMQYLHIKTCMPIEQHAQSILTPYAFNVLQNEIVLSVQYVAREMGNGSYLLQHYKKMDVERLVSWTQEDDKQVNCSCKEFEHSGILCRHSIRVLVLKNYFKLPDKYLLPRWRLQNSLGTVDNAHSQGRSEACAQAFHSLAATLLTESLISHERFNYVHKELSGLLEHVRSMPVVDEFSMDTMTANKVNDP from the exons ATGTTTTCTCCACAAAGGGCAATGAAGCTACTGGCTGACATTTGGATTCGACGGCAGCAGTGCCCATGTGGAGATTGGAAATGTTGTATTAGCTGCGAAGGTGAAGATCAGACTTCCATAAATGCGGAGGTGGTGAAGAGTGAGACAGTGCCAACTCAATTGTCATTAGAATCTGTCTTCACTCCCTATGTTGGTCAAATATTCAAAAGTGATGATGATGCCTTTGAGTACTACAGCAACTTTGCTCGAAAGAATGGATTCTCAATTCGAAAAGCTCGTTCAACAGAAAGCCAAAATTTAGGGGTTTATAGACGAGATTTTGTTTGTTATCGGTCTGGATATAATCAACCAAGGAAGAAGGTCAATGTGGAACACCCTCGGGAGCGGAAATCTGTTAGGTGTGGATGTGATGCTAAATTGTATTTGACCAAGGAAATTGTAGATGGTGTTAGTCAATGGTATGTGTCACAGTTTAGTAATGTTCATAATCATGAATTGTTGGAAGATGACCTGGTGCGTTTGCTTCCAGCATATCGGAAAATAAAGGAGGCTGATCAGGAACGCATTCTATTACTCTCCAAAGCTGGATTTCCCGTGAACAGGATTCTGGAGGTGTTGGAGTTAGAAAAGGGTGTACAACCTGGACAGTTTCCTTTTATAGATAAGGATGTTAGGAACTTTGTTAGGACTTCAAAGAAAACTGTTGAAGAGAATGATAAAAGAGAGAACGAATTGCTGGAACTTCTCGAGATATGCAAGGCTATGGCCAAGAGGGATTCGGGATTTGTTTTTGATTATACTAGAGATGAAAATGGTAAGGTTGAAAATATATCATGGGCATATGGTGATCCCATTCGTGCTTATTCTGTGTTTGGTGATGTAGTTTCTTTTGAAACTAGTTATTGTTCCATTACCTTTGGGTTACTCCTTGGAGTTTGGTTTGGCATGAACAATCATGGAAAGGCAATTATACTCAGCTGCGCCTTGCTGCAAGAAGAAAACCCACACTCATTCTCTTGGGCTGTACAG AAATTTGTACAATTCATGAGAGGAAAGCATCCACAGACAATTCTAACTGATATAGATTCAGGGCTCAGAGATGCCATATCAAAAGAACTGCCAAATACGAAACATGTTGTGTGTATATGGCATATTCTTTCTAAACTATCAAGTTGGTTCTCGTTGCCCCTTGGGTTGCAATATACAAACTTTAAAGTTCAGTTTGATTTGTTGTGGCATCTGGAGAAAATAGCTGATTTTGAGCATCAATGGGATTCTATGGTTGCACAATTTGGTCTTGCTTCTGATAAGCATATAGCTTTACTATATTTGTATCGAGCATCATGGCCATTTTCCTTTATTAGATGTTCCTTTCTGGCTCGTACACTGACAGTTGATTTCTTTAAATCCTTAGAAGTGTTCTTGAAAAGAATCTTGAGTGCACAGACAtgtttgaaaatattctttgaacAG GTCAGTAATGCTGCAAACTTCGGAATTCATGCCAAAGAAGGTATGCAGTATTTACACATTAAGACGTGCATGCCTATCGAACAGCATGCACAGAGTATTCTCACACCTTATGCCTTCAATGTGTTGCAAAATGAAATTGTGTTATCCGTGCAATATGTTGCAAGAGAAATGGGAAATGGTTCATATCTTTTGCAACATTATAAGAAAATGGATGTTGAGCGTCTTGTTAGTTGGACACAAGAAGATGACAAGCAAGTCAACTGTTCCTGTAAAGAGTTTGAACATTCAGGAATATTGTGCAGGCATTCAATTCGAGTACTTGTTTTGAAGAACTACTTTAAACTCCCAGATAAATACCTTTTACCTCGTTGGCGACTACAGAACTCTTTAGGTACTGTAGACAATGCACATTCTCAAGGCAGAAGCGAAGCTTGCGCCCAAGCTTTTCATTCTCTTGCTGCAACTCTCTTGACAGAGTCCTTGATATCCCATGAGCGTTTTAATTATGTTCATAAAGAACTCTCAGGTCTCCTTGAACATGTCAGATCCATGCCAGTGGTTGATGAGTTCTCAATGGACACAATGACGGCAAACAAGGTTAACGATCCATAG
- the LOC103500515 gene encoding uncharacterized protein LOC103500515 codes for MKLVISASLLSAMVFYSSLLPFLHSLNLYISSTIHKNYMFLLCNGLLVFIVRNSGLIGNTCNEQSSRNEALGAVTMADGNRKIESKVEVEVEEERRNGLVVNEEKFENLITDNEDEEERFISYEEEEEEEEEEEEEEEEEIDEELNKKCEEFIRKMKAGIKFESQQLFIL; via the coding sequence ATGAAGTTAGTGATCTCAGCTTCTTTACTCTCAGCAATGGTGTTTTACTCTTCTCTACTCCCTTTTCTCCATTCTTTAAACCTTTACATCTCTTCAACAATCCACAAGAACTACATGTTCTTGCTCTGCAATGGCCTCCTTGTCTTCATCGTTCGAAATTCCGGTCTTATCGGCAACACCTGCAACGAACAGAGCAGCAGAAATGAAGCTTTAGGGGCTGTAACAATGGCTGATGGGAACAGAAAAATTGAGAGCAAAGTTGAAGTTGAAGttgaagaagaaaggagaaatgGGTTGGTTGTAAATGaagaaaagtttgaaaatttgaTCACAGataatgaagatgaagaagaaagattcatttcttatgaagaagaagaagaagaagaagaagaagaagaagaagaagaagaagaggaaattgaTGAAGAATTGAATAAGAAATGTGAAGAGTTTATTAGAAAAATGAAGGCAGGAATTAAGTTTGAATCACAGCAATTGTTTATATTGTAA
- the LOC103500514 gene encoding putative protein FAR1-RELATED SEQUENCE 10 isoform X1 has translation MFSPQRAMKLLADIWIRRQQCPCGDWKCCISCEGEDQTSINAEVVKSETVPTQLSLESVFTPYVGQIFKSDDDAFEYYSNFARKNGFSIRKARSTESQNLGVYRRDFVCYRSGYNQPRKKVNVEHPRERKSVRCGCDAKLYLTKEIVDGVSQWYVSQFSNVHNHELLEDDLVRLLPAYRKIKEADQERILLLSKAGFPVNRILEVLELEKGVQPGQFPFIDKDVRNFVRTSKKTVEENDKRENELLELLEICKAMAKRDSGFVFDYTRDENGKVENISWAYGDPIRAYSVFGDVVSFETSYCSITFGLLLGVWFGMNNHGKAIILSCALLQEENPHSFSWAVQKFVQFMRGKHPQTILTDIDSGLRDAISKELPNTKHVVCIWHILSKLSSWFSLPLGLQYTNFKVQFDLLWHLEKIADFEHQWDSMVAQFGLASDKHIALLYLYRASWPFSFIRCSFLARTLTVDFFKSLEVFLKRILSAQTCLKIFFEQVSNAANFGIHAKEGMQYLHIKTCMPIEQHAQSILTPYAFNVLQNEIVLSVQYVAREMGNGSYLLQHYKKMDVERLVSWTQEDDKQVNCSCKEFEHSGILCRHSIRVLVLKNYFKLPDKYLLPRWRLQNSLGTVDNAHSQGRSEACAQAFHSLAATLLTESLISHERFNYVHKELSGLLEHVRSMPVVDEFSMDTMTANKGPLEEVDQMLLKLSAPPHSQSRCLGLFGS, from the exons ATGTTTTCTCCACAAAGGGCAATGAAGCTACTGGCTGACATTTGGATTCGACGGCAGCAGTGCCCATGTGGAGATTGGAAATGTTGTATTAGCTGCGAAGGTGAAGATCAGACTTCCATAAATGCGGAGGTGGTGAAGAGTGAGACAGTGCCAACTCAATTGTCATTAGAATCTGTCTTCACTCCCTATGTTGGTCAAATATTCAAAAGTGATGATGATGCCTTTGAGTACTACAGCAACTTTGCTCGAAAGAATGGATTCTCAATTCGAAAAGCTCGTTCAACAGAAAGCCAAAATTTAGGGGTTTATAGACGAGATTTTGTTTGTTATCGGTCTGGATATAATCAACCAAGGAAGAAGGTCAATGTGGAACACCCTCGGGAGCGGAAATCTGTTAGGTGTGGATGTGATGCTAAATTGTATTTGACCAAGGAAATTGTAGATGGTGTTAGTCAATGGTATGTGTCACAGTTTAGTAATGTTCATAATCATGAATTGTTGGAAGATGACCTGGTGCGTTTGCTTCCAGCATATCGGAAAATAAAGGAGGCTGATCAGGAACGCATTCTATTACTCTCCAAAGCTGGATTTCCCGTGAACAGGATTCTGGAGGTGTTGGAGTTAGAAAAGGGTGTACAACCTGGACAGTTTCCTTTTATAGATAAGGATGTTAGGAACTTTGTTAGGACTTCAAAGAAAACTGTTGAAGAGAATGATAAAAGAGAGAACGAATTGCTGGAACTTCTCGAGATATGCAAGGCTATGGCCAAGAGGGATTCGGGATTTGTTTTTGATTATACTAGAGATGAAAATGGTAAGGTTGAAAATATATCATGGGCATATGGTGATCCCATTCGTGCTTATTCTGTGTTTGGTGATGTAGTTTCTTTTGAAACTAGTTATTGTTCCATTACCTTTGGGTTACTCCTTGGAGTTTGGTTTGGCATGAACAATCATGGAAAGGCAATTATACTCAGCTGCGCCTTGCTGCAAGAAGAAAACCCACACTCATTCTCTTGGGCTGTACAG AAATTTGTACAATTCATGAGAGGAAAGCATCCACAGACAATTCTAACTGATATAGATTCAGGGCTCAGAGATGCCATATCAAAAGAACTGCCAAATACGAAACATGTTGTGTGTATATGGCATATTCTTTCTAAACTATCAAGTTGGTTCTCGTTGCCCCTTGGGTTGCAATATACAAACTTTAAAGTTCAGTTTGATTTGTTGTGGCATCTGGAGAAAATAGCTGATTTTGAGCATCAATGGGATTCTATGGTTGCACAATTTGGTCTTGCTTCTGATAAGCATATAGCTTTACTATATTTGTATCGAGCATCATGGCCATTTTCCTTTATTAGATGTTCCTTTCTGGCTCGTACACTGACAGTTGATTTCTTTAAATCCTTAGAAGTGTTCTTGAAAAGAATCTTGAGTGCACAGACAtgtttgaaaatattctttgaacAG GTCAGTAATGCTGCAAACTTCGGAATTCATGCCAAAGAAGGTATGCAGTATTTACACATTAAGACGTGCATGCCTATCGAACAGCATGCACAGAGTATTCTCACACCTTATGCCTTCAATGTGTTGCAAAATGAAATTGTGTTATCCGTGCAATATGTTGCAAGAGAAATGGGAAATGGTTCATATCTTTTGCAACATTATAAGAAAATGGATGTTGAGCGTCTTGTTAGTTGGACACAAGAAGATGACAAGCAAGTCAACTGTTCCTGTAAAGAGTTTGAACATTCAGGAATATTGTGCAGGCATTCAATTCGAGTACTTGTTTTGAAGAACTACTTTAAACTCCCAGATAAATACCTTTTACCTCGTTGGCGACTACAGAACTCTTTAGGTACTGTAGACAATGCACATTCTCAAGGCAGAAGCGAAGCTTGCGCCCAAGCTTTTCATTCTCTTGCTGCAACTCTCTTGACAGAGTCCTTGATATCCCATGAGCGTTTTAATTATGTTCATAAAGAACTCTCAGGTCTCCTTGAACATGTCAGATCCATGCCAGTGGTTGATGAGTTCTCAATGGACACAATGACGGCAAACAAG GGTCCATTGGAGGAAGTGGATCAAATGCTGCTGAAACTCAGTGCCCCCCCACATTCACAAAGCAGGTGTTTGGGTTTGTTTGGTTCCTAA
- the LOC103500514 gene encoding putative protein FAR1-RELATED SEQUENCE 10 isoform X3, with the protein MFSPQRAMKLLADIWIRRQQCPCGDWKCCISCEGEDQTSINAEVVKSETVPTQLSLESVFTPYVGQIFKSDDDAFEYYSNFARKNGFSIRKARSTESQNLGVYRRDFVCYRSGYNQPRKKVNVEHPRERKSVRCGCDAKLYLTKEIVDGVSQWYVSQFSNVHNHELLEDDLVRLLPAYRKIKEADQERILLLSKAGFPVNRILEVLELEKGVQPGQFPFIDKDVRNFVRTSKKTVEENDKRENELLELLEICKAMAKRDSGFVFDYTRDENGKVENISWAYGDPIRAYSVFGDVVSFETSYCSITFGLLLGVWFGMNNHGKAIILSCALLQEENPHSFSWAVQKFVQFMRGKHPQTILTDIDSGLRDAISKELPNTKHVVCIWHILSKLSSWFSLPLGLQYTNFKVQFDLLWHLEKIADFEHQWDSMVAQFGLASDKHIALLYLYRASWPFSFIRCSFLARTLTVDFFKSLEVFLKRILSAQTCLKIFFEQVSNAANFGIHAKEGMQYLHIKTCMPIEQHAQSILTPYAFNVLQNEIVLSVQYVAREMGNGSYLLQHYKKMDVERLVSWTQEDDKQVNCSCKEFEHSGILCRHSIRVLVLKNYFKLPDKYLLPRWRLQNSLGTVDNAHSQGRSEACAQAFHSLAATLLTESLISHERFNYVHKELSGLLEHVRSMPVVDEFSMDTMTANKQL; encoded by the exons ATGTTTTCTCCACAAAGGGCAATGAAGCTACTGGCTGACATTTGGATTCGACGGCAGCAGTGCCCATGTGGAGATTGGAAATGTTGTATTAGCTGCGAAGGTGAAGATCAGACTTCCATAAATGCGGAGGTGGTGAAGAGTGAGACAGTGCCAACTCAATTGTCATTAGAATCTGTCTTCACTCCCTATGTTGGTCAAATATTCAAAAGTGATGATGATGCCTTTGAGTACTACAGCAACTTTGCTCGAAAGAATGGATTCTCAATTCGAAAAGCTCGTTCAACAGAAAGCCAAAATTTAGGGGTTTATAGACGAGATTTTGTTTGTTATCGGTCTGGATATAATCAACCAAGGAAGAAGGTCAATGTGGAACACCCTCGGGAGCGGAAATCTGTTAGGTGTGGATGTGATGCTAAATTGTATTTGACCAAGGAAATTGTAGATGGTGTTAGTCAATGGTATGTGTCACAGTTTAGTAATGTTCATAATCATGAATTGTTGGAAGATGACCTGGTGCGTTTGCTTCCAGCATATCGGAAAATAAAGGAGGCTGATCAGGAACGCATTCTATTACTCTCCAAAGCTGGATTTCCCGTGAACAGGATTCTGGAGGTGTTGGAGTTAGAAAAGGGTGTACAACCTGGACAGTTTCCTTTTATAGATAAGGATGTTAGGAACTTTGTTAGGACTTCAAAGAAAACTGTTGAAGAGAATGATAAAAGAGAGAACGAATTGCTGGAACTTCTCGAGATATGCAAGGCTATGGCCAAGAGGGATTCGGGATTTGTTTTTGATTATACTAGAGATGAAAATGGTAAGGTTGAAAATATATCATGGGCATATGGTGATCCCATTCGTGCTTATTCTGTGTTTGGTGATGTAGTTTCTTTTGAAACTAGTTATTGTTCCATTACCTTTGGGTTACTCCTTGGAGTTTGGTTTGGCATGAACAATCATGGAAAGGCAATTATACTCAGCTGCGCCTTGCTGCAAGAAGAAAACCCACACTCATTCTCTTGGGCTGTACAG AAATTTGTACAATTCATGAGAGGAAAGCATCCACAGACAATTCTAACTGATATAGATTCAGGGCTCAGAGATGCCATATCAAAAGAACTGCCAAATACGAAACATGTTGTGTGTATATGGCATATTCTTTCTAAACTATCAAGTTGGTTCTCGTTGCCCCTTGGGTTGCAATATACAAACTTTAAAGTTCAGTTTGATTTGTTGTGGCATCTGGAGAAAATAGCTGATTTTGAGCATCAATGGGATTCTATGGTTGCACAATTTGGTCTTGCTTCTGATAAGCATATAGCTTTACTATATTTGTATCGAGCATCATGGCCATTTTCCTTTATTAGATGTTCCTTTCTGGCTCGTACACTGACAGTTGATTTCTTTAAATCCTTAGAAGTGTTCTTGAAAAGAATCTTGAGTGCACAGACAtgtttgaaaatattctttgaacAG GTCAGTAATGCTGCAAACTTCGGAATTCATGCCAAAGAAGGTATGCAGTATTTACACATTAAGACGTGCATGCCTATCGAACAGCATGCACAGAGTATTCTCACACCTTATGCCTTCAATGTGTTGCAAAATGAAATTGTGTTATCCGTGCAATATGTTGCAAGAGAAATGGGAAATGGTTCATATCTTTTGCAACATTATAAGAAAATGGATGTTGAGCGTCTTGTTAGTTGGACACAAGAAGATGACAAGCAAGTCAACTGTTCCTGTAAAGAGTTTGAACATTCAGGAATATTGTGCAGGCATTCAATTCGAGTACTTGTTTTGAAGAACTACTTTAAACTCCCAGATAAATACCTTTTACCTCGTTGGCGACTACAGAACTCTTTAGGTACTGTAGACAATGCACATTCTCAAGGCAGAAGCGAAGCTTGCGCCCAAGCTTTTCATTCTCTTGCTGCAACTCTCTTGACAGAGTCCTTGATATCCCATGAGCGTTTTAATTATGTTCATAAAGAACTCTCAGGTCTCCTTGAACATGTCAGATCCATGCCAGTGGTTGATGAGTTCTCAATGGACACAATGACGGCAAACAAG CAACTCTGA